The Acanthopagrus latus isolate v.2019 chromosome 6, fAcaLat1.1, whole genome shotgun sequence genome includes a region encoding these proteins:
- the tgm8 gene encoding protein-glutamine gamma-glutamyltransferase 2 isoform X1, protein MTDPKPEKVKESVFKEVDFHFKSNNLEHRTKEISSKQLIVRRGQPFSLTVKLTRSFNSTDGPLFLHVSTGAHPSQERGTASFMSIPAGVQISPSAKAVWKAELDSSSSPELGILKLTLTPPADAPVGEFMLVGHYSGEEQLLAMLVVLFNPWCPEDWVYLPDQEERQEYVMNEKGKVFRGSGNYITSMTWDFGQFEEDMVTICMMLLDLNHKHQKDPADDVSARCNPIYVSRVVSAMINSQDDRGVLQGRWVSPYIGGHTPSHWSGSHAILRQWLRNGFHPVKYGQCWVFASVMCSVMRFLGIPCRVVTNYQSAHDVNANLLIDMYHSDYGVREIPSHDSIWNYHVWTEGWMKRPDLSAEGKFDGWQVLDPTPQEKSDGVYCCGPASVKAILSGETHIKYDMPFVFAEVNADCVDWLVKADGTKVKIWSDTGKVGQNISTKSVGSDKRNNITSSYKHEEGSEKERAVFEYAITRDFAPKDRDEENNNDVEEIEGPSEEEEEGVETEEPGENGNETTDVEEETPVTIPPLSIRFEEESEPVNGQDVKVRLLLHSEATVARQLSISISVVAMGYNGKKVGVIQQEMQEKTLLAGKELLIPILVPFSAYSKLMVESDTMKVEAVVTDKKNPDHMCLAEDDIVLKNPPISVEVEAGGRQYRMLNGTVVFTNPVNEILTDCTLTLSGCGLFSDEIIVKMKDIKPKTTVRVKFAFYPYKTGKRTLYVDFDCSLFRDIKKECTVVVAKY, encoded by the exons ATGACGGATCCAAAGCCAGAGAAAGTTAAAGAATCGG TCTTTAAGGAAGTCGACTTCCACTTCAAGTCCAACAACCTTGAACACCGCACCAAAGAAATCTCAAGCAAGCAGCTGATTGTGAGAAGAGGCCAGCCCTTCTCCCTGACCGTCAAACTGACACGATCCTTCAACAGCACCGACGGGCCGCTCTTCCTTCATGTGTCCACAG GAGCACATCCGTCTCAGGAGCGAGGGACGGCGTCGTTCATGAGCATCCCTGCTGGTGTGCAGATTTCACCGTCAGCGAAGGCGGTGTGGAAAGCAGAACtggacagcagctcctccccAGAGTTGGGCATCCTGAAACTGACCTTAACCCCTCCTGCTGACGCCCCGGTAGGGGAGTTCATGCTGGTCGGGCATTACAGCGGAGAAGAACAATTGCTGGCAATGCTGGTGGTGCTCTTCAACCCCTGGTGTCCCG AGGACTGGGTGTATCTGCCTGATcaagaggagaggcaggaatACGTGatgaatgaaaaaggaaaagtcttCAGAGGAAGTGGAAACTACATCACCAGTATGACCTGGGACTTTGGACAg TTTGAGGAGGACATGGTGACCATTTGCATGATGTTATTGGACCTCAACCACAAACACCAGAAAGACCCTGCTGATGACGTTTCGGCTCGCTGTAACCCCATCTACGTCAGCCGCGTGGTCAGCGCCATG aTCAACTCTCAGGACGACCGCGGTGTCCTGCAGGGACGTTGGGTTAGTCCGTACATAGGCGGCCATACTCCGTCCCACTGGTCCGGCAGTCACGCCATCCTCAGGCAGTGGCTCAGAAACGGCTTCCACCCGGTCAAGTACGGGCAGTGCTGGGTGTTCGCTTCGGTGATGTGCTCGG TGATGCGGTTCCTGGGCATCCCCTGCCGCGTGGTCACCAACTATCAGTCAGCCCACGACGTCAACGCGAATCTACTGATTGACATGTACCACTCCGACTACGGAGTCCGAGAGATACCGTCACACGACAGTATTTG GAACTACCATGTGTGGACGGAGGGGTGGATGAAGCGGCCAGACCTGTCAGCAGAAGGCAAATTTGACGGATGGCAAGTTCTGGATCCAACACCACAGGAGAAGAGCGATG GTGTTTACTGCTGCGGTCCAGCCTCAGTCAAAGCCATTCTGAGCGGCGAGACGCACATCAAATATGACATGCCGTTTGTCTTCGCTGAGGTCAATGCAGACTGTGTTGACTGGCTG GTCAAAGCTGACGGTACGAAAGTGAAGATCTGGTCCGACACGGGGAAAGTCGGTCAGAATATCTCCACCAAGTCTGTTGGCTCCGACAAGAGGAACAACATCACCAGCTCTTACAAACACGAGGAGG GATCAGAGAAGGAGAGGGCTGTCTTTGAATATGCCATCACCAGAGACTTCGCCCCAAAAGACAGGGATGAAGAGAATAACAACGATGTTGAAGAGATCGAGGGGCCcagcgaggaggaagaagagggtgtAGAGACGGAGGAGCCAGGCGAGAATGGGAACGAGACGACGGATGTCGAGGAAGAAACCCCAGTGACCATCCCTCCACTGTCCATCAGATTTGAGGAG GAGTCCGAACCGGTGAACGGGCAGGATGTGAAAGTGAGGCTGTTGCTGCACAGTGAAGCCACTGTTGCCAGGCAACTGTCCATCAGCATCAGCGTTGTGGCCATGGGGTACAACGGGAAAAAAGTTGGGGTTATCCAGCAGGAGATGCAGGAGAAGACGCTGCTGGCCGGGAAAG AGCTGCTCATCCCGATCTTGGTCCCGTTCTCGGCCTACAGTAAACTCATGGTGGAGAGCGACACCATGAAGGTGGAGGCTGTGGTCACAGATAAAAAGAACCCGGATCACATGTGCCTGGCAGAGGATGACATCGTGCTGAAGAATCCTCCCATCTCTGTCGAG gtggaAGCCGGAGGCAGACAGTACCGTATGTTAAACGGGACGGTGGTTTTCACGAACCCGGTCAATGAGATACTGACGGACTGCACGCTGACTCTCAGTGGATGTGGCCTGTTTAGTGACGAGATCATAGtcaa GATGAAAGATATCAAGCCAAAGACAACGGTGAGAGTCAAATTCGCTTTCTATCCCTACAAGACGGGAAAGAGGACGCTGTATGTCGACTTCGACTGCTCCCTGTTCAGAGACATCAAGAAAGAATGCACCGTCGTTGTGGCAAAGTACTGA
- the tgm8 gene encoding protein-glutamine gamma-glutamyltransferase 5 isoform X2, whose amino-acid sequence MSIPAGVQISPSAKAVWKAELDSSSSPELGILKLTLTPPADAPVGEFMLVGHYSGEEQLLAMLVVLFNPWCPEDWVYLPDQEERQEYVMNEKGKVFRGSGNYITSMTWDFGQFEEDMVTICMMLLDLNHKHQKDPADDVSARCNPIYVSRVVSAMINSQDDRGVLQGRWVSPYIGGHTPSHWSGSHAILRQWLRNGFHPVKYGQCWVFASVMCSVMRFLGIPCRVVTNYQSAHDVNANLLIDMYHSDYGVREIPSHDSIWNYHVWTEGWMKRPDLSAEGKFDGWQVLDPTPQEKSDGVYCCGPASVKAILSGETHIKYDMPFVFAEVNADCVDWLVKADGTKVKIWSDTGKVGQNISTKSVGSDKRNNITSSYKHEEGSEKERAVFEYAITRDFAPKDRDEENNNDVEEIEGPSEEEEEGVETEEPGENGNETTDVEEETPVTIPPLSIRFEEESEPVNGQDVKVRLLLHSEATVARQLSISISVVAMGYNGKKVGVIQQEMQEKTLLAGKELLIPILVPFSAYSKLMVESDTMKVEAVVTDKKNPDHMCLAEDDIVLKNPPISVEVEAGGRQYRMLNGTVVFTNPVNEILTDCTLTLSGCGLFSDEIIVKMKDIKPKTTVRVKFAFYPYKTGKRTLYVDFDCSLFRDIKKECTVVVAKY is encoded by the exons ATGAGCATCCCTGCTGGTGTGCAGATTTCACCGTCAGCGAAGGCGGTGTGGAAAGCAGAACtggacagcagctcctccccAGAGTTGGGCATCCTGAAACTGACCTTAACCCCTCCTGCTGACGCCCCGGTAGGGGAGTTCATGCTGGTCGGGCATTACAGCGGAGAAGAACAATTGCTGGCAATGCTGGTGGTGCTCTTCAACCCCTGGTGTCCCG AGGACTGGGTGTATCTGCCTGATcaagaggagaggcaggaatACGTGatgaatgaaaaaggaaaagtcttCAGAGGAAGTGGAAACTACATCACCAGTATGACCTGGGACTTTGGACAg TTTGAGGAGGACATGGTGACCATTTGCATGATGTTATTGGACCTCAACCACAAACACCAGAAAGACCCTGCTGATGACGTTTCGGCTCGCTGTAACCCCATCTACGTCAGCCGCGTGGTCAGCGCCATG aTCAACTCTCAGGACGACCGCGGTGTCCTGCAGGGACGTTGGGTTAGTCCGTACATAGGCGGCCATACTCCGTCCCACTGGTCCGGCAGTCACGCCATCCTCAGGCAGTGGCTCAGAAACGGCTTCCACCCGGTCAAGTACGGGCAGTGCTGGGTGTTCGCTTCGGTGATGTGCTCGG TGATGCGGTTCCTGGGCATCCCCTGCCGCGTGGTCACCAACTATCAGTCAGCCCACGACGTCAACGCGAATCTACTGATTGACATGTACCACTCCGACTACGGAGTCCGAGAGATACCGTCACACGACAGTATTTG GAACTACCATGTGTGGACGGAGGGGTGGATGAAGCGGCCAGACCTGTCAGCAGAAGGCAAATTTGACGGATGGCAAGTTCTGGATCCAACACCACAGGAGAAGAGCGATG GTGTTTACTGCTGCGGTCCAGCCTCAGTCAAAGCCATTCTGAGCGGCGAGACGCACATCAAATATGACATGCCGTTTGTCTTCGCTGAGGTCAATGCAGACTGTGTTGACTGGCTG GTCAAAGCTGACGGTACGAAAGTGAAGATCTGGTCCGACACGGGGAAAGTCGGTCAGAATATCTCCACCAAGTCTGTTGGCTCCGACAAGAGGAACAACATCACCAGCTCTTACAAACACGAGGAGG GATCAGAGAAGGAGAGGGCTGTCTTTGAATATGCCATCACCAGAGACTTCGCCCCAAAAGACAGGGATGAAGAGAATAACAACGATGTTGAAGAGATCGAGGGGCCcagcgaggaggaagaagagggtgtAGAGACGGAGGAGCCAGGCGAGAATGGGAACGAGACGACGGATGTCGAGGAAGAAACCCCAGTGACCATCCCTCCACTGTCCATCAGATTTGAGGAG GAGTCCGAACCGGTGAACGGGCAGGATGTGAAAGTGAGGCTGTTGCTGCACAGTGAAGCCACTGTTGCCAGGCAACTGTCCATCAGCATCAGCGTTGTGGCCATGGGGTACAACGGGAAAAAAGTTGGGGTTATCCAGCAGGAGATGCAGGAGAAGACGCTGCTGGCCGGGAAAG AGCTGCTCATCCCGATCTTGGTCCCGTTCTCGGCCTACAGTAAACTCATGGTGGAGAGCGACACCATGAAGGTGGAGGCTGTGGTCACAGATAAAAAGAACCCGGATCACATGTGCCTGGCAGAGGATGACATCGTGCTGAAGAATCCTCCCATCTCTGTCGAG gtggaAGCCGGAGGCAGACAGTACCGTATGTTAAACGGGACGGTGGTTTTCACGAACCCGGTCAATGAGATACTGACGGACTGCACGCTGACTCTCAGTGGATGTGGCCTGTTTAGTGACGAGATCATAGtcaa GATGAAAGATATCAAGCCAAAGACAACGGTGAGAGTCAAATTCGCTTTCTATCCCTACAAGACGGGAAAGAGGACGCTGTATGTCGACTTCGACTGCTCCCTGTTCAGAGACATCAAGAAAGAATGCACCGTCGTTGTGGCAAAGTACTGA
- the tomm34 gene encoding mitochondrial import receptor subunit TOM34 produces MPQKQKSKSWAELKQAGNECFKTGQYGDATNLYSQAIKELEKSSKKNPEDLAILYSNRAAAYLKDGNCAECVKDCNMSLELSQFNVKSLLRRAAAYEALERYRLAYIDYKTALQIDCNIAAAHDGTNRMTKALTEADGLSWREKLPPIPTVPLSVREKLTQKATATSPQPNPTPQQNGTKQTNKPAPSDKDIKKGQVLKEEGNALVKKGEHKKAIEKYSQSIKLNPSEITTYTNRALCYLSVKQYRDAIRDCDEALMIDSSNIKALYRRAQAHKELKDIKTCVDDLNNLLKVDPKNSAALKLLQEVQKKK; encoded by the exons atgCCTCAGAAACAGAAGTCCAAGTCCTGGGCGGAGCTGAAACAAGCTGGAAATGAATGTTTCAAGACGGGCCAGTACGGAGACGCTACCAATCTCTACAGCCAGGCGATCAAAGAACTCGAGAAGTCCA GTAAAAAGAACCCAGAGGATTTGGCCATTTTGTACTCAAACCGTGCCGCAGCCTACCTGAAAGATGGCAACTGTGCAGAATGTGTGAAAGACTGCAACAT GTCTCTGGAGTTGTCCCAGTTCAATGTCAAGTCTCTGCTGCGTCGTGCCGCTGCCTACGAAGCTCTGGAGCGTTACAGGCTGGCCTACATCGACTACAAGACCGCCCTGCAGATCGACTGCAACATCGCGGCGGCTCATGACGGCACCAACAG GATGACGAAGGCGCTCACAGAGGCAGACGGGCTGTCGTGGAGAGAAAAGCTTCCTCCGATCCCCACCGTCCCTCTTTCTGTTCGAGAGAAACTTACTCAGAAAGCTACAGCCACCTCTCCACAACCGAACCCGACACCGCAACAGAACGgcaccaaacagacaaacaaacccG CTCCAAGtgataaagacataaaaaaaggCCAAGTCCTGAAAGAGGAAGGGAACGCCCTGGTGAAGAAAGGAGAACACAAGAAGGCCATAGAGAAATACAGCCAGAGCATCAAACTCAACCCCAGTGAGATCACAACCTACACCAACCG ggCGCTGTGTTACCTGTCAGTGAAGCAGTACAGAGACGCCATCAGAGACTGTGACGAAGCTCTGAtgattgacagcagcaacatcaaGGCGCTCTACAGGAGAGCTCAGGCTCACAAGGAGCTCAAG GATATTAAAACCTGCGTGGACGACCTGAACAACCTGCTCAAAGTGGATCCAAAGAACTCGGCCgccctgaagctgctgcaggaggtgcagaagaagaagtga